The genomic interval GTATATGGCTGCTTTCACATGACTATGGCAGAATTGAGTGGTTGTGACAGAGACTATATGCctgcaaaaccaaaaaaaatttactgtctggccctttaaggataaagtttgccaacccctgcagCAAACTGTATTCTCTAAGGCAACAAAGTGAAACACATAAAGCATTTTGAACAGTGCCCGTTCACATAGTAAGTGCTCGATAAATGTAAGTTATCATCATCACTGCTGTTAGTTATGGTAGAGGTGGGAGCAGCAGGCCCCACCCTCCAGGATGCCCTTAGCATGGAGGCCCCAGTTTGGCATGTCCTACTCACCATGCCAGTAGTTGCAGATGGAGAATTCCTGGCCCCACGGGCTGTAGCAGATCCGGTAGAGGTTAGACCTCATGGAGGTGGGGAACAGCCACTTCAAATAGTTTGTGTCTGGCAAAAGAACAGCAGTGCCAAGTGGCCCCGAACTTTGTGCCCTCAAGACTCAGGGCCCCCCTATGGAGCCCACAGTGCCCACTCACCTCCATACTGTCCCATctgtggagaggagagagagatgaaagaatCCACATTGTGTTCATCCATCACAGACAGGAGTGCCCGGCACACCAGGCCCCCTGCAGGCAAAACACCACGTTGGGCAGGACTTAGGGAGAGCCAGGCCAGCAGTCTCCCCAACTCCGCACCCCCGCACACACACCATGTACCTCATGGAAGCTGAGACCCTGAGAAGGCACACGCCCTGTGTCAAAACGCCCCACGTCaagtaagtgacagagccagaaTTCGATCTGGGTCTTCCGACGAACCCTAGGGTGCTTTTTCCTGTCCCCCGCCTCCCATCCCTTATGTCCAGGAGCCATGGGTGACGGGAAAGAAAGGGGCAGCAGTGCAGGGAGCGGCCCTCCCACTCAGGACACGCACACAGGTAAGACCCAGGTGCTGAGGGAAGTCAGAAAAGGAAGCAATGCGGTTCAAAAAAGGGAACACTAGGCAGTGTCCCTCAGATAAGGATCAAGCTTCAGATAGGGCTTAGAGGCGGGGAAGCGGGGAGGGTGCCTACCCTGGGAGTAGCAGATGAGGTGCACCCCTTGAAGAGCCTTTGCCATGATGGGGGCCACAGCCTCTCGGAACCCTTGCACCTGTTCCCACAGGGGTCGCAAACTCTCTCTCCCATCGAAGAGATCGAGCACTGTCACCGCAGTCCCAGGGTGTGTCTGTGGGAAGGGGGCGATGCCGCAGCCGGAATGGACTTATAAAGACCCCCCTCCAGGCCGCCCCCGAGCCGGCGCCCACATGCCTATTGTGCCCTCCTAGAAGCAAGAATCTCTCGTCCCCCAACTTTCCCCAGCAGAGCACCAGCTCTGCGAGGAACTGGGCAGGCCCAGCATTCAGTTCCCCattctccctccccagcctctgtAGCCGCCACCAAGGCCCCACAACCGGGGCGTCCCCTGCCAGACCTCATTGATGTATTCCAGCAGGTGGCGGAAGCTGTACGAACTGTCAAAGAGCCCGTGCACCACTATGACCGGCTTGTAGGCAGCCCGATGGGGCGCGGGGGCGgcgggcagcagcagcagcagcagcagcaggaatggcAACAGGAGCAGGAACTCCGCCGAAGGGAGCCGCCGTTCCGGGAGCCCCAGCATGCTTCCGCCTGAGAAGGGGACGATGAGGACCTGTGAGAGAGATGACAACACCCTCCCTTCGGAACAGACGCCGGCAATCAAGCCTCCCCGACCCGTTCCCACACCAGGTCCTTGTCATAAAACATCCTACTTTTTACTCCAGTCCTctccacaaacacacacccccACCACGCTGCAGACGCACTGACGCGCAACCAAGCCCCGCCCCCAACGCAACGGGGACTCGGTCCCGAGGCCAGGAGCTTCCTAATGGATCATCCCAGTCATGCAAGACTGAAGATTTGCAAGAAGGACCTCAGAGCAGCAGCGTAGGACCCTGGGGGAGTGCAAACTCCCACCTGGCCTGGATACGCGAGCCCCGCTCCGCCTGCTGTTTACTTCTCCCCAGCTTGGAACCCACGTGGGGGAGGGCAAGGGTGTAAGGAGAACGCGCGCAGGGGAATGACGGACGGGAGAGGGGAGGCTGCTCAGGGTCGCATTTAGCCGTCACGTCCGGGGCTTTCCCTAGCAACCGTGCCAGCGTCCCCCGCAACGCCGGCCGGAGACTGGAGGGGCAATGGAACAATCCATTGCGCCCTAagagcggggggggggggcggggcggggggcgaggGGCGGGGGAGAGGGAATAGGCGGAGTGATCCATTTAGATCGGCGGGGAGAGGGAGAAGCCGCAGATGTGTCCTGGGAATTGAGAGAAGGCCTCTTCAGGCCCTGCGGCAGCCGCGACCTAAGAGTCCCATTTCCCTGCCTTGATTTGCCCTACTTCCCAATGCAGGCGTCAGGCTCCGCAAGGGAACACGGAGTTCTCTTTCCCCAGGGAGGCGCGCTGGAGGAACAGACCCGGGAATGGCAGTCCTTGGTATTTCGTCCTCCGCCGGCTAGGGGCTGAAGGTAGCCCAGGCGGACCCTGCTCCTAACCCCTTCCCTCCCGCCCGTGCCAGGTCTGAGCCTTACAACTCTTCATCTTGAAGTGCTTGTAGTGCCCTTGTCTCCAGAGACGCGGAGAGTCCTCGAGGCCCCTCGAGGTAAAAGTGCGGCTTGGCCCAGTTTCTTCTGCCCTTCTCTAGAACGGAGCCTATCTACGACCCACCCCCCAAGGGGAGGAGAGCCCCTTGGGCAGCGCTGACTCACGCTCCGCCTAGTTTCTGACAAGTCTCATTACCTGAGCGACCCCACACCCCCGCCCTGATCCTGGAGCTCCTTGTGGGCGGCTCCTTACTCAGACCTTCCCACCGGGGCTGGACTTCTAACTCCAGGCgtctcccacctctctctctaTGATCCCTATCGGTACCCAGGTGCCCGTGTTAGGGCTTTTACTGAACATTTAAAGACGTTtgccttgattttttaaaaaaaaaaaaaaattgcagctcATCAGAATTCCTCTATGTTCACCAGGCCTTTGACAGTCTTAAGTCTCTTCCAATAAAACCAACTTGCGCCCCGAATTGTGTACAGGATGGTGTGGCGGAAGGGGGTTAGGGGCTCACGCGAACACCTCAGAAGCCAGAATGAGAGGTGTGGGGCCGTGATCTCGATCTCTGGAGCCTGGGACTGGCCCTGACGCGCGCCGCTGTTACAGCTCGGTAGTCTCCGCCTGAAGTCGGATGGGGAAGGATACAGCGTTGGAGAGCGACTGCCTCAAGAAGGGGCTGGGAAGCACTGGTCTAAAGGGGGAGGGTGGTATCTCGGCTCTGCTTTTGCAAATGGCCCGATTCTGGTTAAATCTCGGCTGACTACTGATTttcacctcccctccccatgtACAAACTCCCAAGAtgcaataagcaaaataaaaagactgCAATTACCGCCAGGCCCCCGGGTCGACTCAGGCGATGGCGCTGCGTCTTggcgggggtggtgggtgggtgggattTCAGGAATGGATCTGAACACTGCGGGCCCTGGAAACTCTTTAAGAAGCCTAGTAAGCAAAGCGGGGGAAGGGGGACCAAGCAGGTACTGCCAAACTGAGCTGCCGGCAATGAGCAGTTGATTCGTCCTCTCCTCCCAACGTGCTACAGCTCCTACATACTGAAGGTAAGAGGTAACTAAGTATCCCCCAAGTTTCCTCTTCGTCCTACTCCTGCCCCCCAACACACCACAAGCCCTACTACCTCCCAACGACTATAGACTGGGGCCTCTCACTTTACCTCCGGATTCCTCCCAAGCCAGAGCGGCAGGTCAAGATCATAACCCTGggaacttttgttgttgtttttatggtTCTCTCTCACACAGGCATCTCTGGTACAGATAGGGAAACTAGAGCCAAGGATTTGAGAGAAGATCCCCAGATCTTACAGGGACTCTGAGGGAGGCTGAGttggggggagggcggggggggAGGCCTGACTGGGGTGAAAAAGATTCAGAGGGAACCGGGGTACTGAATCCACTGAGCACCTGCTCGCTTCCTCCTACAGTATAATCACTACAGCCAGTCTTGAAGGGGAAGCCTCCAGAGggttctttctccctccttccttcccttagtACCACCCGCCTTGCCTGGTCTTGCTTGCCTCCCAGTTTCCATGACAACTCCAAAGGAACCCAAACTGGGGGCTTGAATGCCGGGGTTAGAGGAGGCGAGACATAGTCCAAAAGCGGAGAGAGACCAAGTGGGGGTATCTCTGAAGGGTTCCCCCTCCCTCGCCTCGGTCCCTTTAAGCTCCCCCCTCTCAGCTTTCCCTCCGCCCCCCGCCGCCACAGTCTTCATCTCTCCATCTCTGCGCTGCTGCCGGCTGCGCAATCTGCGCACCCAGACTCCGGTGCTAGCCAGGGACCCCGACTCCGGACTCCGGCTGCACGGATCTTGTCCCAGGGAGAGCGCAAGCATGTCATCCGAAAAGTCAggtagaaaacaacaacaaaacccctcGCCCTCTCCACTGCCTCCTGACTACCCCCCCTCCCTTACCCCTCCCTAGCGGGTGGTTCTGTTTCATTCCCCTTCTATCCAGCTCTCCATATCCCTCCCCCCAAGCCCCCTTCTCTTTCTAtatccttcccttttcttcctttcctctggcCAGTCTCAGGCTCGGTCCCTTGCCAACAAcactgggggggaggggggcaggttaAGAGGGTGAGGGAAGTACAAGACTGGCTTAGCATCAGCCAGGTACTGCACGGATAGCATCATTGGGAGTGACAGATGGACAGATAACGCTGGCCCGCATGGAGACATCCAGCGGGGTAATATGGAGAGATGATCAGATGGGGATTGCCAGGGGAGTAAAATCCAGAGGACCCTTCTTAATCTGCCCTAAAAGAGGTTCGGAGATTCCAAGAGAGACTAGGGGACCCCCTCCCCACTAAAGGAATGGCAGAGTGGAACATGTTATCCTACATGTGTTTATACAACTGTTGGACTGAGCACATGTTCACACAAGTGTTGCATGTCTATACATGTGCACACGCAGGACTAGCTCAGATAGGCAAACCCCAAAGCAGCCATAAGCCAAGAGGGTTAGGAGTTTGGGTCTGCAGGTTAAAGCTGTGTGCCCACTGCTGAAGCAGGGAGAGGAGCAGAAGAGAGTTATGACCTCAAAACTAGATTaaagtgggggcggggggaaaggGCTGTTGGCCTAGATACCACCCCTTTCCTCCCCCAAGAATGAGAGATGGCTTCTCACtcatctcctctctgtctctcccattATCTTTCTCCGTCCCTGACCCTCTGTGTCTCCCCCTCTCCCTCATCTCATCTATCTTATCTCTCCCCATACTGGCTCCTCTGCTTACCGCCCCCAGGTCTCCCTGACTCAGTCCCTCACACCTCTCCACCACCCTACAAtgccccccagccccccgccgaacctcctgccccgcccccacagACAGCCCCTTCCtcgcaccatcaccaccaccaccactaccaccagtCCGGCACTGCCACCCTCCCGCGCTTAggggcagggggcctggcttcTGGGGCCGCCGCTCAGCGCGGTCCCTCGTCCTCCGCTACCTTGCCAAGGCCCCCACACCATGCCCCTCCTGGCCCGGCCGCTGGGGCGCCCCCACCCGGCTGCGCTACCTTGCCCCGCATGCCACCCGACCCTTACCTGCAGGAGACTCGCTTCGAGGGCCCACTGCCCCCaccgccgcccgccgccgccgccccgcccccgccggcgACCTCTCATACTGCCCAGGCCCCGGGCTTCGTGGTGCCCACGCACACGGGAGCGGTAGGCACGCTGCCGCTGGGTGGCTACGTAGCCCCGGGTTACCCTTTACAGCTGCAGCCTTGCACTGCCTACGTGCCGGTCTACCCGGTGGGCACGGTGAGTACAGGGCGGACAGGGGACTGGAAGGAGGGGGCTGGGAGAAGGATGGAACAGGACATGGAATTGGAGGCACAGTGGGGACTGGTGGGAAAGAGGAACAGAACCAGGGGACCAGGAGGCGATCTGGGGCCAAGGGAGAGGAGAGACTAGAGAAAGATCTGGGAATGGGGTGGGTGGTCTGTTGGAGTCAAAGATGAAGATCTGGCAGGGGAAACAGCCTTGAAGTCCAGAGGAGGTTTAAAAGAGGAAAGCAACCTTCTTTCTCTGCTAGACGTGGAAAGCTGGTGGGCTCAAAGAGGGTTTAAGAATGATAGACGTCCCCTCCCTACAACCTTCTTTCCTTTCACAGCCCTATGCAGGCGCGACCCCGGGGGGAACAGGAGTAACCTCCACgctccccccgccaccccagggcccagggctggCCCTGCTGGAGCCAAGGCGCCCGCCCCACGACTACATGCCCATCGCGGTGCTGACCACCATCTGCTGCTTCTGGCCTACAGGCATCATTGCCATCTTCAAGGCAGTGCAGGTgtgtggggggtgaggggaggggaggggacggaGGCGGAGTATGGAGAGGAGGACTCAAGAGGTTCTTATTCCCAGGGAGTGCTGGACGTTTGAGGGAGCATCTTAGAGGGAGGCTGAGGCGTGCGGCCGAGGTAGCGGCTCTCTGAtcttctttccctccctgtcCCCCGCAGGTGCGCACGGCCTTGGCCCGCGGAGACATGGTGTCAGCTGAAATCGCTTCACGCGAGGCCCGGAACTTCTCCTTTATTTCCCTGGCGGTGGGCATTGCAGCCATGGTGCTCTGTACCATCCTAACCGTAGTCATCATCATTGCAGCGCAGCACCACGAGAACTATTGGG from Bos indicus isolate NIAB-ARS_2022 breed Sahiwal x Tharparkar chromosome 23, NIAB-ARS_B.indTharparkar_mat_pri_1.0, whole genome shotgun sequence carries:
- the PPT2 gene encoding lysosomal thioesterase PPT2 isoform X1, whose protein sequence is MKSCGSMLGLPERRLPSAEFLLLLPFLLLLLLLLPAAPAPHRAAYKPVIVVHGLFDSSYSFRHLLEYINETHPGTAVTVLDLFDGRESLRPLWEQVQGFREAVAPIMAKALQGVHLICYSQGGLVCRALLSVMDEHNVDSFISLSSPQMGQYGDTNYLKWLFPTSMRSNLYRICYSPWGQEFSICNYWHDPHHDDLYLNASSFLALINGERDHPNATAWRKNFLRLGRLVLIGGPDDGVITPWQSSFFGFYDANETVLEMEKQLVYLRDSFGLKTLLARGAIVRCPMAGISHTAWHSNRTLYETCIEPWLS
- the PPT2 gene encoding lysosomal thioesterase PPT2 isoform X2, producing the protein MLGLPERRLPSAEFLLLLPFLLLLLLLLPAAPAPHRAAYKPVIVVHGLFDSSYSFRHLLEYINETHPGTAVTVLDLFDGRESLRPLWEQVQGFREAVAPIMAKALQGVHLICYSQGGLVCRALLSVMDEHNVDSFISLSSPQMGQYGDTNYLKWLFPTSMRSNLYRICYSPWGQEFSICNYWHDPHHDDLYLNASSFLALINGERDHPNATAWRKNFLRLGRLVLIGGPDDGVITPWQSSFFGFYDANETVLEMEKQLVYLRDSFGLKTLLARGAIVRCPMAGISHTAWHSNRTLYETCIEPWLS
- the PRRT1 gene encoding proline-rich transmembrane protein 1 isoform X1, which produces MPGLEEARHSPKAERDQVGVSLKGSPSLASVPLSSPLSAFPPPPAATVFISPSLRCCRLRNLRTQTPVLARDPDSGLRLHGSCPRESASMSSEKSGLPDSVPHTSPPPYNAPQPPAEPPAPPPQTAPSSHHHHHHHYHQSGTATLPRLGAGGLASGAAAQRGPSSSATLPRPPHHAPPGPAAGAPPPGCATLPRMPPDPYLQETRFEGPLPPPPPAAAAPPPPATSHTAQAPGFVVPTHTGAVGTLPLGGYVAPGYPLQLQPCTAYVPVYPVGTPYAGATPGGTGVTSTLPPPPQGPGLALLEPRRPPHDYMPIAVLTTICCFWPTGIIAIFKAVQVRTALARGDMVSAEIASREARNFSFISLAVGIAAMVLCTILTVVIIIAAQHHENYWDP
- the PRRT1 gene encoding proline-rich transmembrane protein 1 isoform X2, producing MSSEKSGLPDSVPHTSPPPYNAPQPPAEPPAPPPQTAPSSHHHHHHHYHQSGTATLPRLGAGGLASGAAAQRGPSSSATLPRPPHHAPPGPAAGAPPPGCATLPRMPPDPYLQETRFEGPLPPPPPAAAAPPPPATSHTAQAPGFVVPTHTGAVGTLPLGGYVAPGYPLQLQPCTAYVPVYPVGTPYAGATPGGTGVTSTLPPPPQGPGLALLEPRRPPHDYMPIAVLTTICCFWPTGIIAIFKAVQVRTALARGDMVSAEIASREARNFSFISLAVGIAAMVLCTILTVVIIIAAQHHENYWDP